The following are encoded in a window of Panthera leo isolate Ple1 chromosome B2, P.leo_Ple1_pat1.1, whole genome shotgun sequence genomic DNA:
- the SRSF3 gene encoding serine/arginine-rich splicing factor 3, with amino-acid sequence MHRDSCPLDCKVYVGNLGNNGNKTELERAFGYYGPLRSVWVARNPPGFAFVEFEDPRDAADAVRELDGRTLCGCRVRVELSNGEKRSRNRGPPPSWGRRPRDDYRRRSPPPRRRSPRRRSFSRSRSRSLSRDRRRERSLSRERNHKPSRSFSRSRSRSRSNERK; translated from the exons atgcATCGTGATTCCTGTCCACTGGACTGTAAAGTTTATGTAGGTAATCTTGGAAACAATGGTAACAAGACTGAATTGGAACGAGCTTTTGGCTATTATGGACCACTCCGAAGTGTGTGGGTTGCTAGAAACCCTCCCGGCTttgcttttgttgaatttgaagATCCCCGAGATGCAGCTGATGCTGTTCGAGAGCTAGATGGGAG AACACTATGTGGCTGCCGAGTAAGAGTGGAACTCTCGAATGGTGAAAAGAGAAGTAGAAATCGTGGCCCACCTCCTTCTTGGGGTCGTCGCCCTCGAGATGATTATCGGAGAAGGAGTCCTCCACCTCGTCGCAG ATCTCCAAGACGGAGAAGCTTCTCCCGCAGCCGGAGCAG GTCCCTTTCTAGAgataggaggagagagagatcacTGTCTCGGGAGAGAAATCACAAGCCGTCCCGATCCTTTTCTAGGTCTCGTAG CCGATCTAGgtcaaatgaaaggaaatag